A stretch of DNA from Calditrichota bacterium:
CAATGCAGAGCGTATACGGCGGGCAGAAACCCTGTAATCATGTAAAAATTCAATATCGGTGTCATCGATTATCCCATTCTCATTTTTGCGCATTATTTCAAAACTTACTTTTAGAATGGAAAAAAATGCCTCAGAAAGAGACATATCTTTATTAAATGAAAAAACCGGTTTTGCATAACTTTCAAAATTAATATCATAGATTTTTAAAATCGCCCTGTCAAAATTGCTAACTCTGGATGATGCGGGCCAGTTTTTAATCGCCGCCACCAGCTCTGTGTTATAGCCGCGCAAAGGGTTAATAAAACAAAAAACTTTTTCCGGGCCTTTTTCCGGTTCGCTGGGTTTACAGGTAACCAACCTGCCACGGGCAATTATTTTGTTATCAGAATTTACAATATTAAAAAATTTTGTTTTAAGACTTAGAGTTAGCCTGGTGATTAATGCCCTTACATCCAAAATTTGATGGAGAAGTATTTTCGTATTTTCATCTTTAATATCTTTTGAAAATAGTGGCGGTTTTTTGTGCGTTAATGGGACAGAAAAATCTTTTTGTGGATTTTTTTTATTTCTAAAAATCAAAGTTTCATTAGCATATTTTAAAGAATACCCTGCATTAAACAATCGGCCATCAAATGAATCCAGCATAGAAACATTTTCAGTTTCTGTAGTTGTCCATTTTAAGTTGTGTGTGTTTTTAAGGAGTTTTGTTAACTGGTTTTCTGAAATGTTTTCTTTAAAACTAATAAGTTTCCCGTTTACCACTTTTTCCATTCCTGATTTAACAATTATTTCTGGCTGCGTTATTTAGTTCAATTCATTTTTTAAAAAATCATATTGGGCTATTTGTGCGCGTTCGCCCAATTTTTCCCGATCTTTACGATAATTATTTTCCAGCGCTTTGTCTATAACTCTGGCCTTTTGCCCATCATTAAACTGAATATTTAAAAAGTTTTTTAGCTCTTTTTGAATTTCAGAATCATACACCGGTGTTGCAACCTCAATTCTGTTATCCAGGTTGCGGATCATCCAGTCTGCAGAAGAGAGAAAATATTTTTCATCTCCGTCATTTCCAAAAACAATAATGCGTGAATGTTCCAAATATTTATCGAGGATACTATACACCTCAATATTTTCACTAATGCCCGGCAAACCCGGAATAAGAGAGCAGATTCCCCGGATTAACATTTTAATCTTAACCCCGGCCGATGAAGCCTGGTACAACAAACCGATCATCTCCTTATCGACCAAGTTATTCAACTTAATGTAGATGTAAGCATCTTTTCCCTGGTTAGCAATTTTGATTTCATTTTTTATAAGACGCGCAAGCTTTTTACGCATAAAAAACGGAGAGACCAATAGATGTTTGTAGGCAAAGGTTTTATAATTATTTTCTAAAAAGTCGAAAACCCTTTTTACTTCTTTGGAAACAGCTACATGTGATGTAAACAAACCATGATCACTATAAAGCTTTGCTGTTGACTCATTAAAATTACCGGTGCTGATATATGTATATAAAACATCTTTGCCAGATTCTTTGCGTGAGATTTGCAATAATTTGGCATGTACTTTTAAACCCGGTACACCGTCCAAAATCCGGGCACCTTCTTCTGTTAAACGGTTTGCCCAGTGAATATTGGCTTCTTCATCAAAACGGGCCTGCAACTCAATAACTACTGTTACAGATTTCCCATTGCGCATTGCATTGATGAGTGCGTTTATTACATTGGAGTTTCTGGCAAGCCGGTACAGTGTAATTTTTATTGATTTTACCTTTGGATCAATCGCTGCTTCGCGCAAGAATTCGATAACATAATGATAAGAATGATACGGATAGTGTAATAGAATATCTTTTGTTTTAAGACTTTCAAAAATACTTTTATTTATAGTAAAACCCGGATGTGTTAATTGTGGAATCTTTTTGAAAGTAAGCTGTTTATCACCAAGTGTCGGAAATCCCATAAAATCTCGGGCGTTATGATAACGACCACCGGAAATTAAATTTTCATCGTCTTTCATTTTTGTTTTCGTAAGCAGAAAATCACGCATATCGTCTGGCATTTCACGGTCATAAACAAATCTTACAACCTGGCCTTTTTGACGCTCTTTTATACTCTTGGCAATCTTTTCATAAAAACTTTTGGTGATATCATCGCTGATATCAAATTCTGCATCACGGGTAAGTTTAACTGTATATGCTCTAAATGTGTCATAATCCAAAATTGCAAAAATATCTGCCAACGCAAACCGGATAATATCATCGAGCATTATAATATAATTTTTTTCATCCAGTTTTGGGAGCTCAATAAACCGTGGGATTGTTTTGGTCGGTAACTCGATTAGAGCATAATGGACTTTATCTGGCTTATTAGAATTGGAAAGGTGAATTGCCAGGTAAATAATTTGGTTTTGCATATAAGGAAATTTTCGTTTTTCCTCAAGCATAATAGGTACAAGTTGTGGACGGACTTCCTGTTCAAAATATTTTTGTACAAACGCCTGTTGTTCTGTATTCAGTTGAACTTCGTTTATCATAAAAATATTTTCTTTTTCCAGTTTTCCTAAAACGTCATTAAAAATCTCATCAAACTGGTCCCTTAACTTTAAAACCACTTTCTGAATTTGGTTAAGCACTTTTTTGGGGGAATCTCCCATGGCTTTTTTTATACCGGCATTCATCATTCGTGTATGAGTTGCAACCCGCACCCTGTAAAATTCATCTAAATTTGAAGAAAATATACCAAGAAATTTTAAGCGTTCCAGCAATGGTACAGTCTCATCTGCGGCTTCCTGCAATACGCGTTGGTTAAAAGAAAGCCAGCTTATCTCGCGGTTAATATATTCTTTTTTTGAAGGTATCATTTAAAAACCATGGTTTGTGGTATTGTGGTAGATTAATTTCCTAAAACTAATTCCTGATTCTTTTTAAGATTATTTTTATTAAATGATTTTGAAAATAGTTTTAATATTTTTCTTAGTTGTTTTGGTTTAACCATTTTTATTGCTTTTTTGGCCTTAACCCAGTTTCTGTCCCTAAAATCCATTTCATCCCACTCTTCAAGGACTTCCGTAACCCTCATTGAGAAAACCTGAACCCGGCATAAACCACCCCATTTATCATATTCATATTTCCCGACAGGCTCTTTATGCACCGCTCCAGTTACGCCGGCTTCTTCCTCAGTCTCTTTTTCAGCCGTGTAAGTTGCCGTATCACCATCCTCAATAATTCCTTTTGGAATAATCCATTTTTTACCGCTTCTAGATCTAATCAGAAGAATATAAAGATTACCTTTATCTGTTTTATAGGGAATTGCTGCTGCCTGTTGAAAAACTGTCATAGCATGGGGGTTCGAGTTATGATTTTTAAAGTAAAATAAATATAACAAATCATTGATAATCAAATCTACCCAAATTATTTAAACCCAATTCTTGAAATGAAAAAGGCAGAACAATATTAAAAATTGGTTTTAGCGGATAAAAATCAGAAAGGCTAAAATGGTTAAATTTAGAAAACCATTCTTATATTTATGACATCATTTGGTATAAATTCAAATGTCATGAAAAGACAATAAATTTCAATCTTAAGCAGGACATATTCGATTGATCTGCGTTAGATTTTCATCCCCCATGCAGCAATCGAATAAAACAGGTTTTATTTAATGATGGCTAACAGCCAAAAGCCTGTAAAAAAAGTCCTGCTAAGATTGAAGATACTCACGTGAGAAATTTTTTTTTAAATATATACAAAGTTTGATTGCTTGTGTTTAAGCTAAAGTGATTGAACTGTACTATTTGATTAGTAAACGGCAAATGAATAAAATGGATAACTTACTTGGGCATATTAGAAAGCGATTTTTGAAGAAAACAGGATAAGTACTTATTTAAATTGCATTTATTAATCCTCAAGAGTTTATAAGTTATACCGAAATTTATTAAATAATTCACTAAAAAGTGCCCGCCCATATATGGAAACTACAAAACTAAAAAACTATCTCATTAGCCGTTATATAATTCTATCACTCGTTACTGCAACACTCATTTCATTAATCTTCTTAGCGTTTTTTTATTTAAGCGATTCACTTCAGGATAAAAAAGAAAAAATAAACCTTTTGACAGAATATGAAGAATCAATATTCAATATAGAAAGAAATCTTGAATCCTTAGTTTCTGAAAATAACCTGCCGGATAAAAATACTGCCAGAGAAAATATATTACTTGAGATAAAAAAAATTAATTTCGACATAATCTATGGCCTACAAGTTCAATATGTTGAAACCGGGCTTGTCAACCTAATTCCTGAAAAAAATGAAATTAAACGTATGCTAATCGATATAGAAAAAGTTCTTTTAGCAGAGACTGAATTATCACAGAAAAAAGTATTGGTACGATCAATAAAACAATCAACTCAGGAAATCACACATGCTGTAACAAGTCTTATTTCCAAAATCATTTCAAATCAGCAGGAAACAATTGTAAAATACAAAAACCAAAACACTATAATCTGGATTGGTTCACTTATATTTTTACACCTTTTAATAATTTTTCTTTACCGGCCAATGACCCGAAAAATAATTAGCAAGACAAGTTTATTGCAAAAAGAGAAAGAGGAAGCCATAGCAACAACCAGGGCAAAATCAGAATTCTTAGCCACAATGAGCCATGAGATCCGCACACCTTTAAACGGTGTTTTGGGTTTAACCGGTTTATTACTGGAAACAAGGCTATCACAGGAACAAAAAGATTATCTGGAATTGGTGCATGATAGTGGGGAAAACCTTTTACAGGTAATAAATGATATTTTTGATTTTTCAAAAATTGAGTCCGGCAATCTGCAACTTGAGCAAATGTATTTTTCAATAACTAAAAGCATTAATGAGGTTGTAGAAAACTTTTTACCCAAAGCAATAGAAAAAAATATTCAGCTTCTGTATTTAATTGAATCTGATGTCCCGGAATATATTCTTGGTGATTATAAACGTACCGTTCAATGTATTTCTAATTTTACCAGTAATGCCATAAAGTTTACCCGTAAGGGTGAAGTCCTGATCCGGGTTAATGTTGTTAATTCTGTTGATAATAAATATGAACTTCAATTTTCAATTAGTGATACAGGTATCGGGATTCCGGAATCAAAACTTCAAAATCTGTTTAGTCCTTTCAGAAAAGAAAAAGCCCCTGCTGCAAAACGTTTTGAAGGAACAGGATTGGGATTAGCAATTTGTTCGAAAATTGTAGAGTTAATGAATGGGCGCATTTGGGTTGAAAGTGAAATTAATAAAGGCAGTACATTTTATTTTGCGGCAAGTTTTCTGGCTGATAATATGGAAAGCCATATTCATGCAAAAAAAGACATTAAGTTACTTTCTGAGAAACACATTTTAATTCTCGATGGCAATGAAACAACCCGGAAAATTTTGAGTGTCCAGTGCCATAACTGGGGTATGAATCCAAAAGCAAGCGGGTCTTTGGATGAGGCCGTTAAAATCCTTGAAAATGATAAAAATCTAAGTTTTGCTTTATTAGACCTTGATCTGATTGAAAGGGAAAATGAAAGTATCGTTGAGCAGATTGGATCACTTTCTAAAAAAAATATTCATTTTTTAATGATGCGTTCAATCATAAAAAGAAAACACAATTCGCCAGAATATGAAAAATTTGTCTTTCTAAATAAACAAGTAAAACAAGCCCAATTGTACGAATCTTTAATAGAGTTTGTAACGAAGGAAAAACCAAAAACAGAAAGCCGCCTTTCAGATAGAATCATTAATTCTTCAGTTCCATTTAGGCTTCTTTTGGCTGAAGATAATATAATTAACCAAAAGCTGATAGAGCGTTTTATTTCACGGATTGGATATTCAATTGACGTTGCACAAAACGGAGTACAAGCAGTTCAAATGGCATCGGAAACGAATTATAATATAATCTTTATGGATCTTCAAATGCCTGAAATGGATGGGATTGAGGCAACCCGAAAAATTCTTTCTTTTCAAAATAACCAGCCAAAGCCTAAGATTATTGCTATGACTGCAAATGTGCAAATAGAAGACAAAGAACTTTGTTTTGAGGTTGGAATGGTGGATTATATTTCCAAACCGGTCAGCTTTGATAAGGTAAAATATTTAATTGAGTATTGGGGCACTTTGTCCCTGGAAGAAAGCTAAACACGTCAAACAAGTAAATTCATTTTTAACTCATTTTTCAAAAATCCCCACGCCTAAAATGGTTTAGAAAAGCGTTCTAATAAATGTTTCCGGCGATCCCTCGAAACAGGCACGTGTGTATTATTGTTCATAATTACACTTCCACCATCACCATCATAATCAGATGATTGGTTTGTTCTGCTATATTCTTTGATATGATCCAAATTAATAAGATATGTACGATGCACACGGAAAAAATTAAATTCGGTTAACATATCCTCAAATTCTTTTAAAGTGCGAGATACAATTTCCTGTTTCTGTTTACCGGCCAAATATATAACACTGTAATTTCCCTCGGCCTTGCACATAATTATATCTTTTATAAGCACAAAACTAATTCCGTTTTGAGTAGAAAGACCAATCTTTTTATTTTTTGCCAATGCATTACTGTTTTCGAGCAAGACCTTCAGGCTTTGGTTTACTGTCTGTTTTTCATTTTGCTCAGTAAATTTTGTATTTACCTTTTCAACCGCTGTTTTAAGGTCATCCACATTTATTGGTTTTAGCAAATAATCCAGCACACTTAAATGAATAGCCTGTATGGCATATTGATCGAATGCGGTAGTAAAAATTATTTCGGGTTGCATATTTCCTATTTTTTCCAAAAGATCGAAACCCGTTCCATCCGGCATTTGGATATCCAGAAAAACTAAATCCGGTTTTGTCTTTTTTATGGCACTAACACCTGACTCAACAGAATCTGCCATTTCTACGATTTCAATTTCAGGACAATAATTGTTTACCATATTTCGTAATAGTTTGCGGCTTTTAACTTCATCATCTATAATTACAGCTCTAATCATAATCCAATCCTGTTAATTGTTAAATTAGTTTTGCATCTCCATCGGAATATTTATAGTAACTCGGGTGCCCGAACAATCTGGTTCTTGCTCCGAGCGGTCCACAACGGAAATAAATGAATCGTTGTTTTTCCCTGTATTAATTATTGTTAAACGTTCTCTTGTCAGCCTCATCCCCGAAGATGTATGACCTTGTTTTTTACCTTTCTTTTGCTCTTTCGATTTGTTTATGCCAACGCCGTCATCTTCAACAACACAACGAAGGCTGCTATTCAACTTTTCCAAAACAACTTTAATATGCCCTTTGGACTTTTTCTTACTTATTCCATGGTTAATGGCGTTTTCTATATAAGGCTGAATCAACATTGTGGGTATTTCACTATAATGAATATCTATATTCGGATCAACATCAATTGTGTAATCAAACCTTTTCTCAAAGCGAAGCATCTGTAAATCCATGTAAAGCTGCAAAGCTTCCAGCTCGCGGGATATTGAAATGCGTGATTTTGCAGAATTATCCAAAGTTTGCCGCATAAGCTTGGAAAACTTTGATAAGTAAGTAAAAGCTGATTCTTGATCATTGCAGGAGATAAAATACTGAATCGAATTTATTGTGTTAAAAATAAAGTGTGGATTCATTTGCGATCTTAGAGCCTGCAGCTTCAATTCTGAAAGTTTTTTATTGAAGGAGGTTTTGCGTTTTTCACTTCTATGGATCATATATATAACAAACAACAATGCTATCATAACAATGATCGAAGCCATCAATTTAAACCACCATGTTTGCCAAAGAGGAGGGGTTATTGTTATACGAATTGATCGTCCTTCCTCATTCCAGACACCATTGCTATTTGAGCCACGTACTTTAAAAACATATTCACCAGGATCTAGATTTGTATAGCTGGCATAATTTTTAGTCTCGTTGTAAACCCAATCACGATCAAAGCCCTCAAGAAAATAGTAGTATTGATTTCTTTCCGGAAGCCTGTAATCCAAAGCTGCAAATTTTATTGTAAAGAAATTTTCTTCATAATTTAATTCTATTTCTTCCAGATCATTAATGCGTTTGTCGTATTTTTTTTCTTTATCAAAAATCTTTATAGATGTTATTACAACCGGCGGGATTTGTGCAGCACGGGTAATGTTTTCCGGAAAAAATGAGTTAAAACCGTTTATTCCGCCAAACATCATTTTACCCTGTTCATTTTTAAAATAAGAACCAGGATTAAAGATATTACTTTGCAAACCATGCAGTGTGTAGTAATTGTTAAAACTTTTTTCTTGTGGGTTGTATTTAAAAATCCCTCTATGTGTACTCATCCACAAATTTGCATCTTTATCCTCGAGAATACCGCAAATCACATCGTTTGGCAGTCCATCGCTTTCACTGTATGTCGTTAATTTTTTTGTGATTTTATCATAACTTATCAAACCACCGTTTGTCCCAATCCAGCAGTTATTTTCCAAATCTTCATAAACCGTAAAAACCTTGTCGGTAATTTCTAAAGTGCCTTCTG
This window harbors:
- the ppk1 gene encoding polyphosphate kinase 1; this encodes MPSKKEYINREISWLSFNQRVLQEAADETVPLLERLKFLGIFSSNLDEFYRVRVATHTRMMNAGIKKAMGDSPKKVLNQIQKVVLKLRDQFDEIFNDVLGKLEKENIFMINEVQLNTEQQAFVQKYFEQEVRPQLVPIMLEEKRKFPYMQNQIIYLAIHLSNSNKPDKVHYALIELPTKTIPRFIELPKLDEKNYIIMLDDIIRFALADIFAILDYDTFRAYTVKLTRDAEFDISDDITKSFYEKIAKSIKERQKGQVVRFVYDREMPDDMRDFLLTKTKMKDDENLISGGRYHNARDFMGFPTLGDKQLTFKKIPQLTHPGFTINKSIFESLKTKDILLHYPYHSYHYVIEFLREAAIDPKVKSIKITLYRLARNSNVINALINAMRNGKSVTVVIELQARFDEEANIHWANRLTEEGARILDGVPGLKVHAKLLQISRKESGKDVLYTYISTGNFNESTAKLYSDHGLFTSHVAVSKEVKRVFDFLENNYKTFAYKHLLVSPFFMRKKLARLIKNEIKIANQGKDAYIYIKLNNLVDKEMIGLLYQASSAGVKIKMLIRGICSLIPGLPGISENIEVYSILDKYLEHSRIIVFGNDGDEKYFLSSADWMIRNLDNRIEVATPVYDSEIQKELKNFLNIQFNDGQKARVIDKALENNYRKDREKLGERAQIAQYDFLKNELN
- a CDS encoding NUDIX hydrolase; its protein translation is MTVFQQAAAIPYKTDKGNLYILLIRSRSGKKWIIPKGIIEDGDTATYTAEKETEEEAGVTGAVHKEPVGKYEYDKWGGLCRVQVFSMRVTEVLEEWDEMDFRDRNWVKAKKAIKMVKPKQLRKILKLFSKSFNKNNLKKNQELVLGN
- a CDS encoding response regulator, with amino-acid sequence METTKLKNYLISRYIILSLVTATLISLIFLAFFYLSDSLQDKKEKINLLTEYEESIFNIERNLESLVSENNLPDKNTARENILLEIKKINFDIIYGLQVQYVETGLVNLIPEKNEIKRMLIDIEKVLLAETELSQKKVLVRSIKQSTQEITHAVTSLISKIISNQQETIVKYKNQNTIIWIGSLIFLHLLIIFLYRPMTRKIISKTSLLQKEKEEAIATTRAKSEFLATMSHEIRTPLNGVLGLTGLLLETRLSQEQKDYLELVHDSGENLLQVINDIFDFSKIESGNLQLEQMYFSITKSINEVVENFLPKAIEKNIQLLYLIESDVPEYILGDYKRTVQCISNFTSNAIKFTRKGEVLIRVNVVNSVDNKYELQFSISDTGIGIPESKLQNLFSPFRKEKAPAAKRFEGTGLGLAICSKIVELMNGRIWVESEINKGSTFYFAASFLADNMESHIHAKKDIKLLSEKHILILDGNETTRKILSVQCHNWGMNPKASGSLDEAVKILENDKNLSFALLDLDLIERENESIVEQIGSLSKKNIHFLMMRSIIKRKHNSPEYEKFVFLNKQVKQAQLYESLIEFVTKEKPKTESRLSDRIINSSVPFRLLLAEDNIINQKLIERFISRIGYSIDVAQNGVQAVQMASETNYNIIFMDLQMPEMDGIEATRKILSFQNNQPKPKIIAMTANVQIEDKELCFEVGMVDYISKPVSFDKVKYLIEYWGTLSLEES
- a CDS encoding response regulator transcription factor, which translates into the protein MIRAVIIDDEVKSRKLLRNMVNNYCPEIEIVEMADSVESGVSAIKKTKPDLVFLDIQMPDGTGFDLLEKIGNMQPEIIFTTAFDQYAIQAIHLSVLDYLLKPINVDDLKTAVEKVNTKFTEQNEKQTVNQSLKVLLENSNALAKNKKIGLSTQNGISFVLIKDIIMCKAEGNYSVIYLAGKQKQEIVSRTLKEFEDMLTEFNFFRVHRTYLINLDHIKEYSRTNQSSDYDGDGGSVIMNNNTHVPVSRDRRKHLLERFSKPF